From Mumia sp. ZJ1417:
CGGCCGCAGGAACGGAGGCGCTGTGGGCGTACACGCACGTGCCGCAGGAGGTCCGCCACGACGCCGGAGGCGAGGGCCTCACGGGGCGGTGGGATCACGACGAGGTCGAGCGGTTCGCCGATCGCGTGCAGCGGCGGTTGGAGGCGTACGCGCCTGACCTCGCGAGCCGCGTGGTGGCGCGTCGGGTGCTCGGCCCGCGCGAGCTGGAGTCCCGTGACGCGAACCTCGTCGGCGGCGCGATCAACGGCGGCACGTCGGCGATCCACCAGCAGCTCGTGTTCCGACCGGTCCCCGGCAACGGCCGCGCATCGACCCCGGTCCCGGGGCTCTTCCTAGCCTCCGCGTCCGCCCATCCCGGTGGCGGTGTCCACGGCGCGCCCGGCGCGAACGCGGCCCGCGCCGTCCTCGCCGAGCCGACGCTGCTGCGCCGGCTGCGAGCCTCGAGAAGGAGCCCATGATGACCCTCGTCACCCGTGAGATCCACGCCCCTGCGGACCAGGTGTTCGCCGTCCTCGCCGACGGCTGGACGTACGCGTCCTGGGTCGTCGGAGCCTCACGCATCCGCGACGTCGACGAGGGCTTCCCCTCGCCCGGGACGAAGATCTACCACTCGGTCGGCACGTGGCCGATACTCATCGACGACACCACCTCCGTCCTCGCGTGCGAGCCTGGGAAGCGACTCGAGCTGCAGGTACGCGCGTGGCCCATGGGCGAGGGATACGTCGGTCT
This genomic window contains:
- a CDS encoding SRPBCC family protein → MTLVTREIHAPADQVFAVLADGWTYASWVVGASRIRDVDEGFPSPGTKIYHSVGTWPILIDDTTSVLACEPGKRLELQVRAWPMGEGYVGLTLRERDGTTTVEMEEHTVSGPAKLLPGPVEALSLRARNREALRRLAYLAEGRSR